A region of Subdoligranulum variabile DNA encodes the following proteins:
- a CDS encoding Sapep family Mn(2+)-dependent dipeptidase, which yields MMMNNYRAEMIAAISRLVEIPSVFSESTEYPFGPAVDHCLDVTLSMMKDLGFRTFKAPDGMYGYAETGEGELFGVLCHLDVVQARREDGWDHDPFRPMVQGDWLCGRGTQDDKGPTVAAVYALKSLLDEGHALNKRVRFIFGIDEETMWDSIHAYCDREERPASGFVPDSTFPLTYAEKGLLQLKLRSPKPFALACSGGDSMNAVSSHAECPRDAAVERALRELELPFHFTDDQVCAEGLTAHAKNPWKGVSANLNLLRALRKAGYEHDAIAFACDVLDGKFRFEGFTDEDLSDFSGPVTVNLGQFTLDEQGAVLGLDLRLPVTMEKEDLMAIVRSKADAYHLTVEEFDWLRPIHVAQDGPLVTKLLQAYREVTGDAKTEPYISAGATFARAFDNCVAFGANMPHSPTTEHQPNERISLIKLMQAAEVYRRAFSYLVVVD from the coding sequence TTGGTCCCGCCGTGGACCATTGTCTGGACGTGACCCTCTCGATGATGAAAGACCTGGGCTTCCGCACCTTCAAGGCCCCCGACGGCATGTACGGCTATGCCGAGACCGGTGAGGGCGAACTGTTCGGTGTGCTGTGCCATCTGGATGTGGTGCAGGCCCGCCGGGAGGACGGCTGGGACCATGACCCCTTCCGGCCCATGGTGCAGGGGGACTGGCTCTGCGGCCGGGGCACCCAGGACGACAAGGGGCCTACGGTGGCCGCCGTCTATGCCCTGAAATCCCTGCTGGATGAGGGACACGCACTGAACAAGCGGGTGCGGTTCATCTTCGGCATCGACGAGGAGACGATGTGGGATTCCATCCATGCCTACTGTGACCGGGAGGAGCGGCCGGCCAGCGGTTTTGTGCCGGATTCCACCTTCCCGCTGACCTACGCCGAAAAAGGTCTTCTGCAGCTGAAGCTGCGCTCCCCGAAGCCCTTTGCCCTGGCCTGCTCCGGCGGCGACAGCATGAACGCCGTATCTTCCCACGCCGAATGCCCGCGGGACGCCGCCGTGGAGCGGGCGCTGCGGGAACTGGAGCTGCCCTTCCATTTCACCGACGACCAGGTCTGCGCCGAGGGTCTGACCGCCCACGCCAAGAATCCCTGGAAAGGGGTCAGCGCCAACCTGAACCTGCTGCGGGCGCTGCGCAAGGCCGGGTACGAGCACGACGCCATCGCCTTTGCCTGCGATGTGCTGGACGGCAAGTTCCGGTTTGAGGGCTTTACCGACGAGGATCTGTCGGACTTTTCCGGGCCGGTGACCGTCAATCTGGGCCAGTTCACCCTGGACGAACAGGGCGCTGTGCTGGGACTGGATCTCCGCCTGCCGGTGACCATGGAGAAGGAGGACCTGATGGCCATTGTCCGCAGCAAGGCCGACGCCTACCACCTGACGGTGGAGGAGTTCGACTGGCTGCGGCCCATCCACGTGGCCCAGGACGGACCTCTGGTGACGAAGCTGCTCCAGGCGTACCGGGAGGTGACCGGCGACGCCAAGACCGAGCCCTATATCTCCGCCGGTGCCACCTTTGCCCGGGCCTTCGACAACTGCGTGGCCTTCGGCGCCAACATGCCCCACAGCCCCACCACCGAGCACCAGCCCAACGAGCGGATCTCTCTCATCAAGCTGATGCAGGCCGCCGAGGTCTACCGCCGCGCCTTCTCCTATCTGGTGGTGGTCGACTGA